Sequence from the Pedobacter sp. D749 genome:
ATGCGATCAGAAATTTATTGTTAGATGAAGGTATCCGTTTAGATGGTCGTAAGACTACAGAAATCCGTCCTATCTGGAGTGAAGTTGGTTATTTACCTGCTGCTCACGGTTCGGCTGTATTTACACGTGGCGAAACTCAATCTTTGACATCGGTTACTTTAGGTAGTAAAGATGATGAACAAATGATTGATGGTGCTTTCTTTAATGGTTACAACAAATTCTTATTGCACTATAATTTCCCTGGTTTCTCAACTGGTGAGGTTAGACCAAACAGAGGCGCTGGCCGTCGTGAAATTGGTCACGGTGCTTTAGCACAACGTTCATTGAAAAAAGTATTGCCTCAAGGTGAAGCTAATCCTTATACCATCCGTATTGTTTCTGATATTTTAGAATCTAACGGTTCTTCGTCAATGGCAACTGTTTGTGCTGGTACATTAGCATTAATGGATGCTGGTATTAAAATCAAATCTCCGGTTTCTGGTATCGCAATGGGTTTAATTACCGATGAGAAAACTGGTAAATATGCAATCCTTTCTGATATTTTAGGTGATGAAGATCACTTAGGTGATATGGACTTTAAAGTAACCGGTACTGAACATGGTATCGTTGCTTGTCAAATGGATTTAAAAATCAATGGTTTATCTTACGAAGTTTTAACTAAAGCTTTGTTACAGGCTAAAGAAGGTCGTTTACACATCTTAAACGAGATGAAGAAAACCATCAGCTCACCTAACGAAGATTACAAACCGCACGCTCCACGTATTGTTTCTTTAACAATTGATAAAGAATTTATCGGTGCAATTATCGGCCCTGGAGGTAAAATTATCCAGGAAATGCAACGCGAAACCGGTGCATCAATCTCTATCGAAGAAGTTGATGGTAAAGGCATTGTAGAAGTATTTGCAGATAACAAAGCGGCTATCGATGCAGCAGTTACCCGTATCCGTAATATTGTAGCTAAACCAGAAATCGGCGAAGTTTACCAGGGTAAGGTAAAATCGATTATGCCATTCGGTGCATTTGTTGAGGTTATGCCAGGTAAAGATGGTTTATTACACATCTCTGAAATTTCATGGGAACGTTTAGAAACCATGGATGGTGTATTAAAAGAAGGTGATAAAATCGAAGTTAAATTGTTAGACATCGATAAACAAGGTAAAATGAAACTTTCCCGCAAAGTTTTATTGCCAAGACCAGAAAAACCAGCTGCGCCACAAGCGTAAAACAAGTCCGAAGTCGGGGAGACCGGAGTCGGAAGATATTAAGATCAGCCCTTTCAGTGTAAAACTGAAAGGGCTTTTTACTTCTAAATCGAATTAATACGCTTCGTCGTGCTGAATTTATTTCAGCATCTTTGTTTCTAACTTAAAAATTTTCACAGTTCTTTTGTAACTTGCATCATACCGTCATGTTGATCCGATAGCTATCGGATTTATTTCAGCATCTTACCTACTCATAAGTCCCTGAAATGAATTCAGGGTGACGGTCGTTTTAAAATGTTACTTTAATACTAAGAGATCATTAAATGAAATACATCATTGCCCCGTCCATACTTTCTGCCGATTTTGGCAATTTACAACGCGATATTGAAATGATAAACCAAAGTGAGGCCGATTGGTTCCACGTTGATGTGATGGATGGTGTTTTCGTGCCGAATATTTCTTTTGGTTTCCCGATAATGGCTGCTGTAAAAAAACATGCTATCAAACCTTTGGATGTACATTTAATGATTGTTGAGCCGGATAAATATGTCGAGGATTTTGCGAAAGCAGGAGCTGACCGCATCACCGTACATTACGAAGCCTGCACGCATTTGCATAGAACGATTCAATTAATAAAAGCTTCTGGTTGCAAGGCTGGTGTGGCCTTGAATCCGCATACCCCGGTAACTTTATTGCAGGATGTAATTGAAGACCTGGATCTGGTATTGATTATGTCGGTTAATCCGGGTTTTGGCGGGCAGGCGTTCATTCATAATACTTATAAGAAAATTAAAGATTTAAAAGCCTTGGTTCAAGGTGTAAACGAAAACTTGATTATTGAAGTAGATGGTGGTGTGGGTTTACAAAATATTGCAACATTAGTATCAGCAGGTGCCAATGCTTTTGTAGCCGGAAATGCAATTTTTGCAACGGATAATCCGACTGAAACGATTGCCAAAATGAAAAGCTTGACAACGAATGCTGTAAGCATTTAAGTTTTTAACAATAGATAAAAAAGGATAGACACAGATTGGAATGTTTTCAGGATTCTACCGTTACTTACCTTTTTGAGAAATAAAGACATCCGTGTTTATCTGTATGCATCTGTGGCTACTTTAACCAAATCTCTACGCGTAAAATGCTCAAATTTAGGCTCATCCTGCTTCTTTTAATTGTCGGTTGCAGTTTTGCTGTAGCGCAGCCTTTAGTTAGGGTTTCGGGGATAATTTATAGTGATGAAAAGTTGCCATTATCTCAGGTTACTGTTATTGTTCTTGGACAAGCGCAATCAACTGTTACAGACGAATTTGGTGTTTATACCATTTATTCAAAATCGAAAATATTTAGCATTAAATATTCGCTTTTGGGTTATCAACCCCAAACCATAAAGTTTAATGAGCGCTCTGGGGCAAGGATTATCAAACAAGTAAACTTAATCGCTAATATTAATGAATTAGAGCAGGTTAACATCACCAATAAACAGAATCAGCTAAGTAACACCACTACCATAAATATTGCAGATGTATCCTCCATGCCATTGGTTTCTGGTAATTTCGAAAGCATGCTCAAAACACTGCCTGGTGTATCTACAAATAACGAACTAAGTGCCCAATATAGCGTTCGGGGAGGCAATTTTGATGAAAACCTTATTTATATTAACGATGTAGAGATTAACCGTCCAGTGCTGATCCGCAACGGACAACAAGAGGGGCTGAGTTTTATCAATTCAGACCTGGTCAGTAAAGCAAAGTTCTCTGCCGGTGGTTTTGAAGCGAAATATGGCGATAAACTTTCTTCTATTTTAGATATCAGATACGATAAACCTGACAGCAATCAAACTACTTTTAGCACCAGTCTTTTAAATACCTCTTTAACTACAAAAAGGATATTTAAAAACAGCTTTTTATTGGCTGGGTTACGTTATAAAAATAATTCGAGTGTGCTGATTAAACAAGATGAGCAAGGTAGTTATAGTCCTAATTTTGCCGATGCCCAGTTACTTTATCAATACGATTTTTCGCCGAAATTCAATATCAGTTATTTAGGAAGTTTTAACCTTGGGCAGTTTAAACTGGTACCTACAAACAGAGAAACACAGTTTGGAACTTTAAGCACTACATTAAGGTTAAATGTAGATTACACCGGACAGGAGATTGACGATTACCAAACCTTAGGTAGCGCTGTTACCGCAACATACTCGCCAGAACCAAATTTGGTCATCAAGTTTATCAATAGCTATTTTAACACCATTGAAAGGGAACGTTTTGATATCAACGGCCGCTATATTTTTGACGAAGTGGATAATAACTTTCCTGGAGAGAATTTTGGACCGATAAGTAAAAACAAGGGAATTGGCAGCTATTATAATTATGGAAGAAATAGTTTAAATACCCAAATTTTTACTGCTGAAATTAAGATCGATCAGAATTTTGATAACCATGTTTTTTCCTGGGGCTTAAAATTCGACAAATCCTTATATAAGGATCAGTTAAACGAATATAATTATACCGATTCTGCTGGGTATATCATACCCAATAACTCCAAAAACATTTTTTTGCAAAACGTAATTAATGTAAAAAACAATCTTGATATCAGCAATTATAGCGCATACATCCAGGATAGTTACTCACTTTCAGGTTCTGCAGAATTACAGCTGGGAGCGAGGTCGACTTATAGCTCTTTAAGTAAACAATTACTGATCAGCCCGAGGATATTGATCGCCTATAGGCCAAATTCGAACAATAAGATTCTGAGGTTTTCTGCAGGTGTATACAAACAACCACCATCATACCGTACCATACGCGATTTTTCCGGGCAATTAAATATCAACCAAAAAGCGCAAAGTTCTTATAATACTTCGCTGGGTTATGAATATGCCTTTGATGCTTTAGGAACAAGGTTAAAGTTTACTTCAGAAGCTTACTTTAAATATTCAGATCGCTTAATTCCCTATAAAATTGATAATCTAAGGATTAAGTACCTGGCGAACGAAGTATCGCGTGGTTACGCTTATGGTGCTGATTTCAGCATTGGTGGCGAGTTTGTTAAAGATTTGGTTTCTTATTTCAGAATGTCGGTAATGCATGCCAATGAAGATATTATTGATGATAGTTATGTCCAAAATGGAACGACAATTTATCCGGGCTATTTAAAACGTCCTACAGATCAACGCCTGAATTTTTCCATATTTTTTCAGGACAGGCTTTTGAATAGTCCGACATATAAGGTTCACCTTAATGCACTTTATGGTTCGCGTTTGCCAATTGGACCATCGCAAACACCCAGGTATTTAGATAAGTTTTACATTCCATCTTACAAGCGGGTTGATATAGGATTTTCGAAGGATTTTTTAGATGATGCAGCTATACATAAACCAAAATTTCTGGATAGAAATTTTAATGCTGTAATTCTGTTTTTTGAGGTTTTTAATATGCTCAATCTCAATAATACCGTTTCTTATCTCTGGCTAAAAGATGTAGATAATGTACAATATGCCATACCAAATTATTTAACCGGCCGGCAGTTTAATTTAAAGTTAATTGTGAAGTTGAAAAACTAAGTTTAGTCCTAAAAGGCTTTTTAATTCTTCCTGTCAACTTAATTGTAAATCGTTAATTGAGAATTACTAACTGATCCGGGAGAATCATCAATTTTTGGAAACCCCGCGGGATAATTAGGGTAATTTTCAGATCGTATTATCTTACAGAGCTTGTATTGGGAGCTGATTTGCTACATTTAAAACCTAACAGGTTTACGAATATAACTGGTTCGTTTCGTCTCATTTCAATAAAACGATTTAATTACAAAAACTGCAATAAATCAATCAATTTCATGCTTTTTTTTAACAAAATTTAATTTTTTAGATGACGATTTTATGGGCATAACTGCTTTAAAAATTTTACATTTACTGCCGTAAAACATTATATAATAAGATGAAGCATAATTTTGGCGCAGGCCCTTGTATTTTACCTCAAGAAGTGTTTAAACAAGCAGCTCAGGCTGTTTTAGATTTTAACGATGGATTATCAATTTTAGAAATTTCGCACAGAACAACCGAATTTGAGGCAGTTGTTGCTGAAGCTGATAAGTTGGTAAAAGAATTATTAAATGTGCCGTCGGGTTATTCCGTTTTATTTTTACAAGGTGGTGCAAGTTTACAGTTTGCGATGGTTCCGATGAACTTATTGGGCGATGGACAAACAGCAAGTTATTTAGATACTGGTGTTTGGGCAACCAAAGCATTAAAAGAGGCTAAATTTATCGGCAATGTGAATGTAGTTGCATCGTCTAAAGATGCGAATTATACGTTCATCCCGAAAGATTTTGAAATTCCTGCTGATAGTGCGTATTTCCACTATACTTCAAACAATACTATTTATGGAACAGAGCTTTTCGAAGTACCTAAAACCGATGTTCCTGTAGTTTGCGATATGTCATCAGATATCATGAGCCGTGTAATCGATGTTTCTCAGTTCGATTTAATTTATGCCGGAGCGCAAAAAAATGTTGGTCCAGCCGGTTTAACCATTGCTATTGTTAAAGATGAAATTTTAGGTAAAATTGACCGTAAAATTCCATCAATGTTGAACTATCAATCGCATATCGATAACGGTTCAATGTATAACACACCTCCGGTTTTTTCTATTTATGTTGCATTATTAAACCTTCGTTGGTTAAAATCAAAAGGCGGTGTTGCAGAAATTGAAAAAGAAAACAAACAAAAAGCTGAAGCACTTTACAGAGAGATCGATCGTAATCCATTGTTTAAAGGAACTTGCGCAGTTGAAGACCGTTCCAGAATGAACATTTGTTTCGTAATGGAAAATTCAGAATTGGAAAAACCATTTTTGAAATATGCAGAAGAACAAGGTATTGTGGGGATTAAAGGCCACAGAAGTGTAGGTGGTTTCCGCGCTTCGATGTACAATGCCTTGCCAATTACAAGTGTTCATGCTTTGGTCGAGGCCATGCAGATATTTGAGGAACAACAAGCAAAAGCAAATTAATTAAATTTTAACCACAGATGATTAATGCGATTATTTAATCGGTGTAATCAATCAAATCTGTGCAATCATATATACAATGATTAAAATATTAGCAAACGATGGGATTGATCCCATCGGAAAAGAATTATTAGAAAAAGCAGGTTTCCAGGTTGATACAGAAACCATTCCTCAGGATAAATTAGCCGAGGCTTTGAAAAACTACGATGCCATTACTGTTCGTAGCGCAACAAAAATTAGAAAAGAATTAATTGATGCCGTTCCGAATATCAAATTAATTGGTAGAGGTGGCGTTGGCATGGACAATATCGATGTAGAATATGCACGCAGTCAGGGTGTTGCAGTGGTAAATACACCAGCTGCATCTTCATTATCTGTTGCTGAATTGGTTTTTTCACATTTATTTACCGGTATCAGGTTTTTACAGGATGCTAACCGAAAAATGCCTGTTGAAGGCGCTACACAATTCAATAACCTTAAAAAAGCTTATGCTAAAGGAACTGAGTTAAGCGGCAAAACCATCGGTATTATTGGTTTTGGTCGTATTGGTCGTGCAACTGCAAAAGTGGCTTTGGGTTTAGGTATGAATGTATTGGCTTACGATTTATATCCATCTGAATCTGAAATTACTTTAGAATTCCAGGGTGGAAAATCAGTAAGTATCCCAATTAAAACGGTTTCCCTAGATGAAGTAATTACAGGAAGTGATTTCTTTAGCTTACACACTCCATTTGCCGATAAACCGATTTTGGGTGCAGCAGAATTTGCTAAAATGAAAAACGGTGTTGGTATTGTAAACTGCTCACGCGGTGGAACAATTGATGAACCGGCTTTAATTGAAGCCTTAAATTCAGGCAAAGTTTCTTTCGCGGGTTTAGATGTTTTCGATAATGAACCAACTCCATTGGCAGAAATTTTAACACACCCTAAAATCTCATTGACACCACATATTGGTGCATCAACCAACGAAGCACAAGAGCGTATTGGTACGGAATTGGCTACATTGATTATTGAGCATTTTAAGAAATAATAATATTTTAAACCTCGCAGGTTTTAAAACGGCGCAGCCCTCAATGAGGCCGTTGAAAACATAAATACCCACGAATTAAACCTGCGAGGTTTTCTAAACTAGTCCAACGCATTCGTTGTAACCCAATACCGATAGCCCAATATCGCTTTCTGAAAAGTAGTAAGCTTGTTCGGATCTTTTTTATACAAGCTTGGCAGAACAGCCTTGTTTATCTTCGCTAAGATTTTAAACAGTCCTTTTTTCATACCTCTGTAGTTTTCTGTTGAAGAAATAAAATCCAACTGCCATTATTAAAATCAAAAAGACAATGATGTAGGTTGATAAACCTCCTTTATTTTTTTTCTCTAAATCTTCCTTAAGCTGTGCATTCTGATCCTGTAATTTTTTAATGGTTTGCATATAACGTTCTATGCGTTCCTGTGAATTATCTGCCACAGCTACTTTCTGTTGGTTCTGCAAATCTTTATAATCCATTAAGACTTTCAGTTCTTTGAAAATATTGTTGTCGGTTAAAACCACCTGACGGAGAATTTCATTTGAATTTTTGATGTCTTTCTTCGTTTGCCACCCAAAAATGCCTGAACGCTGCGCTAAACTTTCATCATACTGCCCAAATTTTGCACTTCGCTCTTGAAGCAGTGAATTTACTTTAATGCGTTGTGCTGCATAAGCGGCAGTATCCTGTTGTGCAAAAGCCTGGACACTAAATAAGATAAGCGAGAGGAGATAAAAATATTTCTTCATGTGGATATAAACGCGAAAAGGGTAGAAGTTGTTTTGTTGGTTCATTGGTTCGGTCGTCATTAGTTCATTTGTAATGCAAAGTTCCCAAAATATTCGTCATCTCAACTGAAGTACAAAGGAACGGAGAGATCTATCAGGAAATAAGTTCGACAATGGATTTCTCCATTTCGGTCGAAACAATAATTTCTATATGGATTTTTCCGCTTTAGTCTTTTATCTTTGGTCTTTTCGCTTTTAAGAATGAAATTCAACCCGTACAATATCACCAAGATGTAAGCCTAATAATCCACTTGCCTTTCCTTTGTTAATGGCAATTTCCAAATGATTACTAATGCCGAACAGACAAAGTTTTTCGCCTTCCGGCACTTCATTATAGTGCCAGCTTAATTGTGTAATGGTTTCACTTTTTCTAAAATAAAGCGTAAAATCTCTGTTCTTCTGTATTTTGGTAAAAAGATCTTTGGTGATATTGGTAATCACATTGCAAAAAGTATCAATGTACACTACACTTCCTCGGATCACATCCCGCTCAATTACAGGGTGTAAAAGCATCTTCTGTTCAATCTCTGCTACAGGTAAACCGATGTCTTTCAGTTTGCCACCTTTGGCCAGATGTGTTGCTGCTTTAACAAAAATATCAACCAAGGGGAAGTGGAGATACTTAAGATCCTGCATAATGTTCAGCTCTACCACATCTTCAGGAACATCATCAAAAAGAAGAGAGAAAATGCCATTGTCAGCCCCTACAAAAAAGTGATCACGGTGCTTAACAGCAATATATTTGGTGTTTTCGCTGTACACAGAATCGATGCCGATTAGGTGTACCGTATTCTTCGGAAAGTAAGGATAAGCATTTTTTAAAACGAAGGCAGCGTACGAAATATTGAATGATGGAACCTCGTGGGTAATATCAACTAAATTAACATTAGGCATAAGACTCAACAGACTACCTTTAAGGGCACTCTGGTAAAAATCTTTTGAACCTAAATCTGTTGTTAAAGTAATTATCCCCATTAAAAATTCATTATTATTGCTTATTCTTGTGTACAGGCCTAAGCGTCTGCAAATATTCAAATTTTAATTAATAATACCCCGATAACTTTTTAAAATACTACAGTTTGAACGAATTAAAATTAACCCTGGATACCGTAAATCCTGCTCACTTTTGGGGGCCGAACAATGAGAATTACGAAATGATTAAAGGCGCTTTCGCAAAGTTAAAACTAGTTGCGAGAGGTAGTGATGTTAAGGTTCTCGGTGATGAACAGGAACTTAAGGCTTTCGAAGAGAAGTTTAACCAACTGATTGCGCATCTTGAAAAATATAGCTCGCTAAGCAATAATGATGTAGAAACAATATTAGGTGCAAAGGCAGCGGGCGTTACAAAAAAAGATGTAGAACAACCAACAGGTGGCGGAGGAGAAGTGATTGTTTTTGGTACAAACGGTCTGTTGGTAAAAGCAAGAACTGCAAATCAGCGTAAAATGGTAAGCAGTATTGCTAAAAACGATATTCTGTTTGCCATTGGCCCTGCCGGAACTGGAAAAACATATACTGCAGTAGCACTAGCAGTTAGGGCTTTAAAAAACAAAGAGATTAAACGCATCATTTTAACCAGGCCGGCGGTTGAGGCAGGAGAGAACCTGGGGTTTTTACCAGGCGATTTAAAGGAAAAAATCGATCCGTATTTACGCCCGCTATACGATGCATTAGATGATATGATCCCTGCTGAGAAATTGAAATTCTACATCGAAAACCGTACAATAGAAATTGCACCCCTGGCATTTATGCGGGGCCGTACCTTAGATAATTGCTTTGTGATTTTAGATGAGGCTCAAAATGCCACCGATATGCAGTTAAAAATGTTTTTAACCCGTATGGGACCAACTGCAAAATTTATCGTTACCGGTGATGTTACACAGATCGATTTACCTAAAAAACAAATGTCGGGCTTATTTAACGGCTTAAGGATTTTAGAAGATATTAAAGGTATCGATATTATTTATTTAAGTGGAGAGGATGTGGTGAGACATAAATTGGTGAAAGATATCTTAAAAGCTTACGGTGATATTCAATAAATGGGAGATGTAAGATGGAAGATTTAATTCTTTTAAAACATCATCCATCTTACATCAATATATCTCACATCATAAATTATGGAAATTATTAATTTAGAAAATGATTTGAAGCTTTCTTTTGAAAAATTGCCTCATGCCATTAGATTAATCGTTTCAAAGGATAAAGAAGAATTGGTTTGTCGCAAAGAAAAGCTGAGAAATCTGTTTGCTTTTACCAAACTAATTAAAGCGCACTTTTTTAAAGGACGACTTCAGTTATGTAAATCTGATGATAACATTGCTATTCTGTTCAAAAATGAAAATATCGGTGCCATTTCAGCAGAAAGCTTTAAACAAGTATTAAATAATTTGAAATAAAAAAACTCGCAATCCATCAACTGCGAGTTTTTTTATAATATTTTATCATCGGACCTCCGACTACGGTCTTCGGACTTTTTATTTAATATTAACCAGAGACTACATTCTATGGACTTTCACACTTTTTTCCTATTTTTATCCCCTCATGAAAGCACTTAAAGAAACTCATTTCAATTTTCCAAATCAAAGTAATTTTTACAAGGGTAAAGTCCGCGATGTATACACTATAGCCGACCAGTTTATGGTAATGGTAGTATCTGACCGTATTTCTGCTTTTGATGTCGTATTGCCTGAAGCCATTCCATTTAAAGGACAGGTGCTGAACCAAATTGCAGCTAAATTTTTAGCAGCTACTCAGGATATCGTTCCCAACTGGGTTTTAGACGTACCAGATCCAATGGTTACCATTGGCCGTATCTGTGAGCCATTTAAGGTTGAAATGGTAATTAGAGGTTACTTAGCAGGTCATGCATGGCGTGAATATAGTGCAGGAAAACGGTCGGTATGTGGCGTTTCTTTGCCTGATGGATTGAAAGAAAATGATAAATTGCCTCAGCCCATTATTACACCAACAACCAAAGCTTCAGTTGGGCATGATGAGGATATCTCAAAAGAAGATATTTTAGCCAAAGGCATTGTTTCCATAATAGATTACGAAAAGTTAGAAGAATATACGCATGCCTTATACCAAAGGGGAACTGAGATTGCTGCAAAAAGCGGATTGATTTTAGTTGATACGAAATACGAGTTTGGTATGGCTGATGGTGTAATTTACCTGATCGACGAAATTCATACACCAGATTCTTCCCGTTATTTTTATGCCGATGGCTATCAGGATCGCCAGGATAACAATGAACCACAGAAACAACTTTCAAAAGAGTTTGTAAGAAAATGGTTAATTGAAAATGGTTTTCAAGGAAAAGATGGACAGGTTATTCCAGAAATGACACCGGAAATTGTAAATTCAATTTCAGAACGTTACATT
This genomic interval carries:
- the pnp gene encoding polyribonucleotide nucleotidyltransferase — its product is MNVIKKSFDLGDGRIVEIETGKLAKQADGSVVVKMGDTMLLATVVSTVGAKPGTDFLPLSVDYQEKYAATGRIPGGFLRREARLSDYEVLISRLVDRALRPMFPSDYHSDTQVMISLISADKDIMPDCLAGLAASAALSVSDIPFNGPISEVRVAKIDGKLIINPKASELERATLEFMVAGSANDIGMVEGECDEIQEDEMVEALKFAHDAIKVQCAIQVELTEATGKTVKREYNHEDHDADLKAKVYADTYDKVYAVAKAGGNKDVRKEGFTAIINEFFEAMPEDTADLTKAMAKHYYHDVQYDAIRNLLLDEGIRLDGRKTTEIRPIWSEVGYLPAAHGSAVFTRGETQSLTSVTLGSKDDEQMIDGAFFNGYNKFLLHYNFPGFSTGEVRPNRGAGRREIGHGALAQRSLKKVLPQGEANPYTIRIVSDILESNGSSSMATVCAGTLALMDAGIKIKSPVSGIAMGLITDEKTGKYAILSDILGDEDHLGDMDFKVTGTEHGIVACQMDLKINGLSYEVLTKALLQAKEGRLHILNEMKKTISSPNEDYKPHAPRIVSLTIDKEFIGAIIGPGGKIIQEMQRETGASISIEEVDGKGIVEVFADNKAAIDAAVTRIRNIVAKPEIGEVYQGKVKSIMPFGAFVEVMPGKDGLLHISEISWERLETMDGVLKEGDKIEVKLLDIDKQGKMKLSRKVLLPRPEKPAAPQA
- the rpe gene encoding ribulose-phosphate 3-epimerase, with product MKYIIAPSILSADFGNLQRDIEMINQSEADWFHVDVMDGVFVPNISFGFPIMAAVKKHAIKPLDVHLMIVEPDKYVEDFAKAGADRITVHYEACTHLHRTIQLIKASGCKAGVALNPHTPVTLLQDVIEDLDLVLIMSVNPGFGGQAFIHNTYKKIKDLKALVQGVNENLIIEVDGGVGLQNIATLVSAGANAFVAGNAIFATDNPTETIAKMKSLTTNAVSI
- a CDS encoding TonB-dependent receptor; this encodes MLKFRLILLLLIVGCSFAVAQPLVRVSGIIYSDEKLPLSQVTVIVLGQAQSTVTDEFGVYTIYSKSKIFSIKYSLLGYQPQTIKFNERSGARIIKQVNLIANINELEQVNITNKQNQLSNTTTINIADVSSMPLVSGNFESMLKTLPGVSTNNELSAQYSVRGGNFDENLIYINDVEINRPVLIRNGQQEGLSFINSDLVSKAKFSAGGFEAKYGDKLSSILDIRYDKPDSNQTTFSTSLLNTSLTTKRIFKNSFLLAGLRYKNNSSVLIKQDEQGSYSPNFADAQLLYQYDFSPKFNISYLGSFNLGQFKLVPTNRETQFGTLSTTLRLNVDYTGQEIDDYQTLGSAVTATYSPEPNLVIKFINSYFNTIERERFDINGRYIFDEVDNNFPGENFGPISKNKGIGSYYNYGRNSLNTQIFTAEIKIDQNFDNHVFSWGLKFDKSLYKDQLNEYNYTDSAGYIIPNNSKNIFLQNVINVKNNLDISNYSAYIQDSYSLSGSAELQLGARSTYSSLSKQLLISPRILIAYRPNSNNKILRFSAGVYKQPPSYRTIRDFSGQLNINQKAQSSYNTSLGYEYAFDALGTRLKFTSEAYFKYSDRLIPYKIDNLRIKYLANEVSRGYAYGADFSIGGEFVKDLVSYFRMSVMHANEDIIDDSYVQNGTTIYPGYLKRPTDQRLNFSIFFQDRLLNSPTYKVHLNALYGSRLPIGPSQTPRYLDKFYIPSYKRVDIGFSKDFLDDAAIHKPKFLDRNFNAVILFFEVFNMLNLNNTVSYLWLKDVDNVQYAIPNYLTGRQFNLKLIVKLKN
- the serC gene encoding 3-phosphoserine/phosphohydroxythreonine transaminase, encoding MKHNFGAGPCILPQEVFKQAAQAVLDFNDGLSILEISHRTTEFEAVVAEADKLVKELLNVPSGYSVLFLQGGASLQFAMVPMNLLGDGQTASYLDTGVWATKALKEAKFIGNVNVVASSKDANYTFIPKDFEIPADSAYFHYTSNNTIYGTELFEVPKTDVPVVCDMSSDIMSRVIDVSQFDLIYAGAQKNVGPAGLTIAIVKDEILGKIDRKIPSMLNYQSHIDNGSMYNTPPVFSIYVALLNLRWLKSKGGVAEIEKENKQKAEALYREIDRNPLFKGTCAVEDRSRMNICFVMENSELEKPFLKYAEEQGIVGIKGHRSVGGFRASMYNALPITSVHALVEAMQIFEEQQAKAN
- a CDS encoding D-2-hydroxyacid dehydrogenase translates to MIKILANDGIDPIGKELLEKAGFQVDTETIPQDKLAEALKNYDAITVRSATKIRKELIDAVPNIKLIGRGGVGMDNIDVEYARSQGVAVVNTPAASSLSVAELVFSHLFTGIRFLQDANRKMPVEGATQFNNLKKAYAKGTELSGKTIGIIGFGRIGRATAKVALGLGMNVLAYDLYPSESEITLEFQGGKSVSIPIKTVSLDEVITGSDFFSLHTPFADKPILGAAEFAKMKNGVGIVNCSRGGTIDEPALIEALNSGKVSFAGLDVFDNEPTPLAEILTHPKISLTPHIGASTNEAQERIGTELATLIIEHFKK
- a CDS encoding S-adenosyl-l-methionine hydroxide adenosyltransferase family protein, which gives rise to MGIITLTTDLGSKDFYQSALKGSLLSLMPNVNLVDITHEVPSFNISYAAFVLKNAYPYFPKNTVHLIGIDSVYSENTKYIAVKHRDHFFVGADNGIFSLLFDDVPEDVVELNIMQDLKYLHFPLVDIFVKAATHLAKGGKLKDIGLPVAEIEQKMLLHPVIERDVIRGSVVYIDTFCNVITNITKDLFTKIQKNRDFTLYFRKSETITQLSWHYNEVPEGEKLCLFGISNHLEIAINKGKASGLLGLHLGDIVRVEFHS
- a CDS encoding PhoH family protein, whose protein sequence is MNELKLTLDTVNPAHFWGPNNENYEMIKGAFAKLKLVARGSDVKVLGDEQELKAFEEKFNQLIAHLEKYSSLSNNDVETILGAKAAGVTKKDVEQPTGGGGEVIVFGTNGLLVKARTANQRKMVSSIAKNDILFAIGPAGTGKTYTAVALAVRALKNKEIKRIILTRPAVEAGENLGFLPGDLKEKIDPYLRPLYDALDDMIPAEKLKFYIENRTIEIAPLAFMRGRTLDNCFVILDEAQNATDMQLKMFLTRMGPTAKFIVTGDVTQIDLPKKQMSGLFNGLRILEDIKGIDIIYLSGEDVVRHKLVKDILKAYGDIQ
- a CDS encoding phosphoribosylaminoimidazolesuccinocarboxamide synthase is translated as MKALKETHFNFPNQSNFYKGKVRDVYTIADQFMVMVVSDRISAFDVVLPEAIPFKGQVLNQIAAKFLAATQDIVPNWVLDVPDPMVTIGRICEPFKVEMVIRGYLAGHAWREYSAGKRSVCGVSLPDGLKENDKLPQPIITPTTKASVGHDEDISKEDILAKGIVSIIDYEKLEEYTHALYQRGTEIAAKSGLILVDTKYEFGMADGVIYLIDEIHTPDSSRYFYADGYQDRQDNNEPQKQLSKEFVRKWLIENGFQGKDGQVIPEMTPEIVNSISERYIELYEKIVGETFIKADADAISSRIETNVLKALETL